The uncultured Cohaesibacter sp. genome window below encodes:
- a CDS encoding TRAP transporter large permease: MSPAIIFIGLIALISMGVPIAISLGTISLAAMTDNLPALGLMAQRMYSSTTGFTLLAIPFFILAGNLMNTGGITEKIFRFAKAAVGHYWGGLGQVNIFSSIIFSGMSGAAVADAAGLGKIEIKAMVDDGYDKEFAGAITAASSTIGPVIPPSIPFVIYGSMTGVSVGKLFMAGMIPGLLMAVAMALAVYVISRKRNYPRRPRAACSELWRSFVDAFLALLTPIIIIGGILGGWFTPTEAAIIACIYAIILSGLVYRELTWSKLLFILEDTLLHTVRVMFIMATAGFFAWVLILNQVPQALISGLTTVTQSPTLLLLIMIGVLLILGMFLEGIAVILICVPIFMPVVDMIGMDPIQFGVIMILASMIGLLSPPVGMCLYAVASIADVKIGTLSKEVMPYILGILVVLLLIAFIPALSLSTTYLIG; encoded by the coding sequence ATGTCACCGGCAATCATATTCATAGGGCTGATCGCCCTCATTTCCATGGGCGTGCCCATCGCCATTTCCCTTGGAACCATTTCACTGGCTGCGATGACCGACAACCTGCCGGCCCTCGGGCTGATGGCCCAGCGCATGTATTCCTCGACAACGGGGTTCACGCTGCTGGCGATCCCCTTTTTCATTCTGGCCGGCAACCTGATGAATACCGGTGGTATTACAGAGAAGATCTTCCGCTTTGCCAAGGCGGCCGTTGGCCACTATTGGGGCGGACTTGGTCAGGTCAACATCTTTTCATCCATCATCTTTTCTGGCATGTCCGGCGCTGCGGTTGCCGATGCTGCCGGTCTTGGCAAGATCGAGATCAAGGCCATGGTCGATGATGGCTATGACAAGGAATTTGCTGGCGCCATCACGGCTGCCTCCTCGACCATTGGACCAGTGATTCCGCCGTCGATCCCATTTGTCATCTATGGTTCGATGACCGGTGTCTCGGTCGGCAAACTGTTCATGGCGGGCATGATTCCGGGGTTGCTGATGGCTGTTGCCATGGCACTGGCCGTCTATGTCATCTCGCGCAAACGCAATTATCCGCGTCGCCCCCGGGCTGCCTGTTCGGAATTGTGGCGCAGCTTCGTTGATGCCTTTCTGGCGCTGCTGACGCCGATCATCATCATCGGCGGTATTCTGGGCGGCTGGTTCACGCCAACGGAAGCGGCCATCATCGCCTGCATCTATGCAATCATCCTGTCCGGCCTTGTCTATCGGGAGCTGACCTGGAGCAAGCTGCTGTTCATTCTGGAGGATACCCTGCTGCACACGGTGCGCGTCATGTTCATCATGGCGACCGCTGGCTTCTTTGCCTGGGTCCTGATCCTCAATCAGGTGCCACAGGCGCTGATTTCAGGCCTGACGACCGTGACGCAATCGCCAACCCTCTTGCTGCTGATCATGATCGGGGTGCTGCTCATTCTCGGCATGTTCCTTGAAGGGATTGCCGTCATCCTGATCTGTGTGCCGATCTTCATGCCCGTCGTGGACATGATCGGCATGGACCCGATCCAGTTCGGCGTGATCATGATCCTGGCCTCGATGATCGGCCTGCTCAGCCCGCCGGTTGGCATGTGCCTTTATGCTGTCGCGTCCATCGCGGATGTGAAGATCGGAACGCTCAGCAAGGAAGTGATGCCCTATATTCTTGGCATTCTTGTCGTGCTGCTGCTGATTGCCTTCATTCCCGCGCTGTCCCTTTCCACCACTTACCTGATCGGGTGA
- a CDS encoding TRAP transporter substrate-binding protein has protein sequence MSLMVMASAQAITLKLGHYVELDHPGNIAAQQMADRVKERTHGEVTIQIFPANQLGSPDEVLEQNVLGAIDMALPTQGHLDKYSKKFATVMTPFAFRDRQHVYQVLDGPFMKWAAPDLEAQGLVYLSNWDYGFRNITNGKHPINVPDDVKGLKLRTPPEVQLQSAMSALGANVTQMAFNELYLALRQGVVDGQENPLSVIYHNKLYEVQDNLAITQHVYNSMVSVISKRSWDKLTPEQQTILKEESASAGQMMRDLMEKEDGELIKKLEEKGMKVTYPDKALFKDKMGPAYEAVGKYAGEENLKTFLEML, from the coding sequence ATGAGCCTCATGGTCATGGCCTCGGCCCAGGCCATCACTTTGAAACTGGGGCATTATGTGGAGCTGGATCATCCCGGCAACATCGCAGCCCAGCAAATGGCTGATCGTGTGAAGGAGAGGACACACGGCGAAGTCACCATCCAGATTTTCCCGGCCAACCAGTTGGGGTCGCCCGATGAGGTTCTGGAACAGAATGTTCTGGGCGCCATCGACATGGCGTTGCCGACACAGGGGCATCTGGACAAATATTCCAAGAAATTTGCCACCGTCATGACGCCGTTTGCCTTCCGTGACAGACAGCATGTCTATCAGGTGCTGGATGGTCCGTTCATGAAGTGGGCGGCTCCGGATCTGGAAGCTCAGGGTCTGGTCTATCTGTCCAACTGGGACTATGGCTTCCGCAACATCACCAACGGCAAGCATCCGATCAATGTGCCTGATGACGTCAAGGGCCTGAAACTGCGTACGCCACCGGAAGTCCAGCTGCAGTCTGCCATGTCTGCTCTGGGTGCCAACGTGACCCAGATGGCCTTCAATGAGCTCTATCTGGCACTGCGGCAGGGCGTGGTCGATGGTCAGGAAAACCCTCTTTCTGTCATCTATCACAACAAGCTCTATGAAGTTCAGGACAATCTGGCCATCACACAGCATGTCTACAACTCCATGGTCAGCGTCATCTCCAAGCGTAGCTGGGACAAGCTGACCCCGGAACAGCAGACGATCCTGAAGGAAGAAAGTGCCTCTGCCGGTCAGATGATGCGCGATCTGATGGAAAAGGAAGACGGCGAGCTGATCAAGAAGCTCGAGGAAAAGGGCATGAAGGTCACCTATCCTGACAAGGCTCTGTTCAAGGACAAAATGGGCCCGGCCTATGAAGCCGTTGGCAAATATGCAGGTGAAGAAAACCTGAAGACATTCCTTGAAATGCTTTGA